The following are encoded together in the Dyella terrae genome:
- a CDS encoding aldose 1-epimerase, translating into MAEYLAERGLVGSHGVVVLSDIARGRRVRIARRGATLLSFEVPSSRGAWNIADGYRDAGELDTRPSSRFAIMVPFANRIADARYVFDGEPHDLQPGVEGDSRAARHGFVRGVDFHVAELAADAQGARASFVTQAIRPGAYQGYPFAIDLAVNYTLDAAGLTIEAIMRNMGEHAAPCFFGWHPYFKLSDQPIEGWELQIPADSVVRTDEEFIPIAGDGARVPLSERPELDFRQWQKIGPRELNHAFVDLRCDTDGRARTRLRDPESGLAIAVWQPSGVMLAFTADTVTRDVRRSVALEPMESWADAFNRPDCADVIRLEPGAERRFSCGVEIEGP; encoded by the coding sequence ATGGCAGAGTATCTTGCGGAACGCGGGCTGGTCGGCAGCCATGGCGTCGTGGTGCTAAGCGACATCGCCAGGGGGCGCCGTGTTCGCATTGCGCGCCGAGGGGCGACCCTTCTGAGCTTTGAGGTGCCATCGTCGCGAGGCGCATGGAATATCGCCGATGGCTATCGGGATGCCGGCGAGCTCGACACCCGGCCCAGTTCCCGCTTCGCGATCATGGTGCCGTTTGCCAATCGTATTGCCGATGCCCGCTATGTCTTCGATGGTGAGCCCCACGATTTGCAACCGGGTGTCGAGGGCGATTCGCGTGCGGCACGGCATGGTTTCGTGCGCGGCGTCGACTTCCATGTTGCAGAGCTTGCCGCCGACGCACAGGGCGCGCGGGCGAGCTTTGTCACGCAGGCGATTCGCCCGGGGGCTTACCAGGGTTACCCTTTCGCCATCGACCTGGCGGTCAACTACACACTCGACGCAGCAGGCCTCACCATCGAGGCGATCATGCGTAACATGGGTGAGCATGCCGCGCCGTGTTTCTTCGGCTGGCATCCCTATTTCAAATTGTCGGACCAGCCCATCGAGGGTTGGGAACTGCAGATTCCCGCCGACAGTGTGGTGCGTACCGACGAGGAGTTCATTCCCATCGCGGGTGATGGTGCTCGCGTACCGCTGTCCGAGCGCCCCGAACTCGATTTTCGCCAGTGGCAGAAGATCGGCCCACGCGAGCTCAATCACGCATTCGTCGACCTACGTTGCGACACCGATGGTCGCGCGCGTACGCGACTGCGTGACCCTGAAAGTGGCCTCGCCATTGCGGTATGGCAGCCTTCCGGCGTCATGCTCGCGTTCACCGCCGACACGGTGACGCGCGACGTACGTCGCTCGGTGGCGCTCGAGCCCATGGAAAGCTGGGCGGACGCGTTCAATCGTCCCGATTGCGCTGATGTCATCCGTCTCGAACCCGGCGCCGAGCGCCGTTTTTCCTGTGGTGTGGAGATCGAAGGTCCATGA
- the bioB gene encoding biotin synthase BioB: protein MAQPIRHDWTRDEVAALFALPFNELLHRAHSMHREHHDPNAVQVSTLLSIKTGGCPEDCAYCPQAARYDTGVQAQKLMSVDAVLARAQAAKDAGASRFCMGAAWRSPKDRDVEKVAEIVRAVKGLGLETCATLGMLNGTQATTLKQAGLDYYNHNLDTAPEFYGEIIHTRQYQDRLDTLEHVREAGLKTCCGGIVGMGETRDQRAGLLQTLANLPEHPESVPINQLVQVEGTPLNGTDAIDPFDFVRTIAVARILMPASMVRLSAGRQQMDDAVQALCFFAGANSIFYGEKLLTTGNPDVEHDRQLFKRLNLHALEVVETSATVHADIVEHCAA, encoded by the coding sequence ATGGCCCAACCGATCCGCCACGACTGGACGCGCGATGAAGTCGCCGCGCTGTTCGCGCTGCCCTTCAACGAGCTGCTGCACCGCGCGCACTCCATGCACCGCGAACACCACGACCCGAATGCGGTGCAGGTGTCCACCCTGCTCTCCATCAAGACTGGCGGCTGTCCGGAAGACTGCGCGTATTGCCCGCAGGCCGCGCGCTACGACACCGGCGTGCAGGCGCAGAAGCTGATGAGTGTGGACGCCGTGTTGGCACGCGCGCAGGCCGCGAAAGACGCTGGCGCCAGCCGTTTCTGCATGGGCGCCGCTTGGCGCAGCCCGAAGGACCGCGACGTGGAGAAGGTTGCCGAGATCGTGCGCGCAGTGAAGGGCCTGGGCCTGGAAACCTGCGCCACGCTGGGCATGCTCAACGGCACGCAGGCCACCACCCTCAAGCAGGCGGGCCTGGACTACTACAACCACAACCTGGATACCGCGCCGGAGTTCTACGGCGAGATCATCCACACACGCCAATACCAGGATCGCCTGGACACGCTCGAACACGTGCGCGAAGCAGGCCTGAAGACTTGCTGCGGCGGCATCGTGGGCATGGGCGAAACGCGCGACCAGCGCGCCGGCCTGCTGCAAACCCTGGCCAACCTGCCTGAACATCCGGAATCGGTGCCGATCAACCAGTTGGTGCAGGTGGAAGGCACGCCGCTCAACGGTACCGACGCGATCGACCCATTCGACTTCGTACGCACCATTGCCGTAGCACGCATCCTTATGCCGGCTTCGATGGTGCGCCTGTCTGCCGGCCGCCAGCAAATGGACGACGCGGTGCAAGCGCTGTGTTTCTTTGCCGGCGCCAATTCCATCTTCTACGGCGAAAAGCTGCTGACCACTGGCAACCCCGACGTGGAGCACGACCGCCAGCTGTTCAAGCGACTGAACCTGCACGCGCTGGAAGTGGTGGAGACGTCCGCAACGGTGCACGCGGATATCGTGGAGCATTGCGCGGCCTGA
- a CDS encoding sulfurtransferase, with product MSIINLSAYRFVSLDDLPTLRERILERCEALALKGTILLAPEGINLFLAGTREPIDAFMSWLRTDTRFADLTPKESISDAAPFGRMRVRLKKEIITMRMPTIRPEGGRAPSVAPATLQRWLAQGHDDDGREVVLLDTRNDYETDVGLFRNAVDYRIASFTEFPAALAADRARYENKTVVSYCTGGIRCEKAALHMQDIGIDHVYQLEGGILKYFEETDGTHWNGDCFVFDERGAVDKGLAPSVLSPQREEGASQA from the coding sequence ATGTCCATCATCAATCTTTCCGCCTACCGCTTCGTCAGCCTGGACGACCTACCGACGCTGCGCGAGCGCATTCTGGAACGCTGCGAGGCGCTGGCGCTCAAGGGCACGATCCTGCTGGCGCCTGAGGGTATCAACCTGTTCCTTGCCGGCACGCGCGAACCCATCGACGCCTTCATGAGCTGGCTGCGCACCGATACGCGCTTCGCCGATCTAACGCCGAAGGAGTCGATCTCGGATGCCGCGCCGTTCGGCCGCATGCGCGTGCGCCTGAAGAAAGAGATCATCACCATGCGCATGCCGACCATTCGTCCCGAAGGCGGGCGCGCACCTTCCGTTGCGCCAGCGACGCTGCAACGCTGGCTGGCACAGGGGCACGATGATGACGGTCGCGAAGTTGTCCTGCTCGATACGCGCAACGACTACGAAACCGACGTGGGCCTGTTCCGGAACGCGGTGGACTACCGCATCGCCAGCTTCACCGAATTCCCCGCCGCTCTCGCCGCCGACCGCGCGCGCTACGAAAACAAGACGGTGGTGTCGTACTGCACGGGCGGCATCCGCTGCGAGAAAGCCGCACTGCACATGCAGGACATCGGCATCGATCACGTGTACCAGTTGGAAGGCGGCATCCTGAAGTATTTCGAGGAAACCGACGGCACGCACTGGAACGGCGATTGTTTCGTGTTTGATGAGCGCGGGGCGGTGGATAAGGGCTTGGCGCCATCGGTTCTCTCTCCCCAGCGGGAAGAGGGAGCAAGTCAGGCATGA
- the bioF gene encoding 8-amino-7-oxononanoate synthase: protein MRTDLLARLTAHAQQREQAGLRRRLHTVTRADGMWVERDGRRLLSFCSNDYLGLAQHPALVDALKRAAETDGVGSGSAHLICGHRSAHAALEEALAEWTGRERALLFSTGYMANLGVMQALLQRDDLCVQDKLNHACLIDGAQLAGAELKRYPHADVEAASRQLTTRPEPGALLATDGVFSMDGDIAPLRELATLCHRENATLMVDDAHGLGVLGAHGEGSVIDAGLSSCDVPVLMATLGKALGCSGAFVAGSAELIDGLVQLARTYIYTTAMPPALAAATLAAVRLAQSESWRREKLRALIAHFRAGAFQLGLPLMPSPTAIQPLLLGDAAAALAASEALEREGFLVTAIRPPTVPQGKARLRITLSAAHEESDVDRLLDALSRLPMARPV from the coding sequence ATGCGTACAGACCTGCTCGCTCGCCTCACCGCCCACGCGCAACAGCGCGAACAGGCCGGCCTGCGCCGTCGCCTGCATACGGTGACGCGTGCGGACGGCATGTGGGTGGAGCGTGATGGCCGTCGTCTGCTTTCCTTTTGCAGCAACGATTACCTTGGCCTGGCGCAGCATCCGGCGTTGGTCGATGCACTCAAACGTGCGGCCGAGACTGATGGCGTCGGCAGCGGCTCGGCGCACCTGATCTGTGGCCATCGTTCCGCGCATGCCGCATTGGAAGAGGCGCTCGCCGAATGGACAGGACGCGAGCGCGCCTTGCTGTTCTCCACCGGCTACATGGCGAACCTCGGTGTGATGCAGGCGTTGCTACAACGCGATGATCTCTGCGTGCAGGACAAGCTCAACCATGCCTGCCTGATCGACGGCGCGCAGTTGGCCGGCGCAGAACTGAAACGCTACCCGCATGCCGACGTGGAAGCCGCATCGCGCCAGTTGACCACGCGCCCGGAGCCCGGTGCGCTGCTCGCTACCGATGGCGTGTTCAGCATGGATGGCGATATCGCACCGCTGCGCGAACTCGCCACGCTTTGCCACCGTGAGAACGCAACCCTGATGGTCGACGATGCGCATGGCCTGGGCGTGCTCGGTGCGCATGGCGAAGGCAGCGTCATAGACGCCGGGCTTTCCTCCTGCGACGTGCCCGTGCTGATGGCCACGCTGGGCAAGGCGCTAGGTTGTAGCGGTGCGTTTGTGGCCGGCTCCGCTGAGCTAATCGACGGACTCGTGCAGTTGGCACGCACCTATATCTATACGACCGCCATGCCACCCGCGCTCGCCGCCGCGACGCTGGCTGCCGTGCGGTTGGCGCAGTCCGAAAGCTGGCGGCGCGAGAAGCTCCGTGCGCTGATCGCCCATTTCCGTGCGGGCGCATTCCAGCTCGGCCTGCCGCTGATGCCCTCGCCCACGGCCATCCAGCCACTACTGCTAGGCGATGCGGCAGCGGCTCTGGCGGCCTCCGAAGCTCTTGAGCGGGAGGGCTTTCTGGTTACGGCGATCCGGCCGCCGACCGTGCCGCAGGGCAAGGCCCGGCTACGCATCACGCTGTCTGCCGCCCATGAGGAAAGCGACGTTGACCGGCTGCTGGATGCCTTGTCCCGGCTCCCCATGGCTCGCCCCGTATAA
- the bioH gene encoding pimeloyl-ACP methyl ester esterase BioH, which produces MNLHIETHGHGEIPVVILHGWAMHGGMMEPLCDVLADRCTMHVVDLPGHGYSRDSTLPLEPSTCVQAIAERTPPAIWIGWSLGGLIAMTAAIEHPQHARALGVIDGTPKFSRGEDWPHGSDPKLVRQLATDLETDYHGTLERFIALEAMGSRDPMAEVRHLRSLIFQRGEPNLRVLQEGIRILETADRRADLAALSVPSAWIVGHRDRIVPPAAMAWSAEQSRGSYTEIAHAGHAPFFGYAGDVANALTPLLDSFQ; this is translated from the coding sequence ATGAACCTTCATATCGAAACCCACGGCCACGGCGAGATCCCCGTGGTGATCCTCCACGGCTGGGCCATGCATGGCGGCATGATGGAGCCGCTATGCGACGTGCTGGCCGATCGCTGCACTATGCATGTGGTCGATCTGCCGGGCCATGGCTATTCGCGCGACAGCACGTTGCCGCTGGAACCTTCCACCTGCGTGCAGGCGATTGCCGAGCGCACGCCGCCAGCGATCTGGATCGGCTGGTCGCTGGGTGGACTGATCGCGATGACTGCAGCCATCGAACACCCGCAGCATGCGCGCGCGCTGGGCGTCATCGACGGCACGCCCAAGTTCTCGCGGGGCGAGGACTGGCCCCATGGCAGCGATCCCAAGCTGGTACGCCAGCTCGCAACGGACCTGGAAACCGACTACCACGGCACGCTGGAACGCTTTATCGCGCTGGAGGCGATGGGCAGCCGCGACCCGATGGCGGAAGTGCGTCACCTGCGCTCGCTGATCTTTCAACGCGGTGAACCCAACCTGCGCGTGCTGCAGGAAGGTATCCGCATTCTCGAAACCGCCGACCGTCGCGCCGACCTCGCTGCGCTCTCCGTACCGAGTGCGTGGATCGTGGGCCATCGCGACCGCATTGTGCCGCCCGCCGCCATGGCATGGTCGGCCGAGCAATCGCGCGGTAGCTACACGGAGATCGCGCATGCTGGCCACGCGCCATTCTTCGGCTATGCGGGCGACGTCGCGAACGCACTGACGCCGCTGCTGGACAGTTTTCAATGA
- the bioC gene encoding malonyl-ACP O-methyltransferase BioC — MTDSHFDRQQVRRNFGRAANTYEQHDALQREVQTLLLDRLGFYLETPERVIDVGAGTGRGTALLRKRYPKAQVVAFDLALPMLRAAKKNSSWLKPFQRVCAEATSLPLPDHSVDVLHSNLCFQWIDDLPALFGECVRVLKPGGLLVFSTFGPDTLKELRAAWAEADQQPHVSRFLDMHDLGDAMINAGLRDPVLDVDRYTLTYSEPRLLLKELQGLGATNADRERERHLLGKKHYQRMLAAYETMRVDGRIPATWEVVTAHAWGPPTGQSRRMAGGGEMASFSIDSLRGSRRR, encoded by the coding sequence ATGACCGACTCGCATTTCGACCGTCAGCAGGTGCGCCGTAATTTCGGCCGCGCGGCGAACACGTATGAGCAACACGACGCTTTGCAGCGCGAAGTGCAAACGCTGCTGCTCGATCGCCTGGGCTTCTACCTGGAAACACCCGAGCGGGTGATTGATGTCGGCGCCGGCACCGGCCGCGGCACGGCGTTGCTGCGCAAGCGCTACCCGAAGGCGCAGGTGGTCGCTTTTGACCTGGCGCTGCCCATGTTGCGCGCCGCAAAGAAGAACAGCAGCTGGCTAAAGCCGTTCCAACGCGTGTGCGCGGAAGCCACGTCGCTGCCGCTGCCTGACCATAGCGTGGACGTGCTGCATTCCAACCTGTGTTTCCAGTGGATCGATGACCTGCCAGCGCTGTTCGGCGAATGTGTGCGCGTACTCAAGCCCGGCGGCCTGCTGGTGTTCTCGACCTTCGGCCCCGATACCTTGAAGGAGCTGCGCGCGGCGTGGGCCGAAGCCGACCAGCAGCCGCACGTGAGCCGCTTCCTCGACATGCACGACCTGGGCGATGCGATGATCAACGCAGGCCTGCGCGATCCGGTGCTGGACGTAGATCGCTACACACTGACCTACAGCGAGCCGCGTCTGCTGCTCAAGGAACTGCAGGGGCTGGGCGCGACCAATGCGGACCGCGAGCGCGAGCGACACTTGCTAGGCAAGAAGCACTACCAGCGCATGCTGGCCGCGTACGAAACCATGCGTGTGGATGGCCGCATCCCCGCGACGTGGGAAGTGGTGACGGCGCATGCATGGGGACCACCGACGGGGCAGTCGCGTCGCATGGCCGGCGGTGGCGAGATGGCGAGTTTCTCCATCGACAGCCTGCGCGGTTCGCGTAGGCGCTAA
- a CDS encoding threonine ammonia-lyase — protein sequence MSASSNRAALPTFAQVQEAAARIAPYAVVTPVLRSAVLNALTGADLHFKCENLQRGGAFKFRGACNAVWSMDDEQAVRGVVTHSSGNHGNALAMAAATRGIPAHVIVPDGAVRTKLQAIERAGAILHRCEATQAAREAKADEVQRATGAELVHPFSDTRVIAGQGTAALELLEQTGGVDLVVTPIGGGGLIAGTSIATHGVAPQVLIHGAEPMGADDAARSLAAGVRVGPFVPDTICDGLRTLIGETNFEALQMHRVEVTTVSDAEVIAAMKLLWNELKIVVETSSATVLAAVLKRPERFKGKRVGLIVTGGNVDIDALPW from the coding sequence ATGAGCGCTTCATCGAATCGTGCTGCCCTGCCGACGTTTGCACAGGTGCAGGAGGCTGCTGCGCGTATTGCTCCATATGCCGTAGTCACGCCCGTGCTGCGCAGCGCTGTGTTGAACGCGCTGACGGGCGCGGATCTTCATTTCAAATGCGAGAACCTTCAGCGGGGCGGCGCGTTCAAGTTCCGCGGTGCCTGCAATGCTGTCTGGTCCATGGATGATGAGCAGGCCGTGCGGGGCGTGGTCACCCATTCGTCGGGCAACCATGGCAACGCGCTGGCGATGGCGGCGGCAACGCGCGGCATTCCCGCGCATGTGATCGTGCCGGACGGTGCCGTGCGTACGAAGCTCCAGGCTATAGAACGCGCCGGTGCCATCCTGCATCGTTGCGAGGCGACGCAGGCCGCGCGCGAAGCGAAAGCGGATGAAGTGCAGCGCGCCACGGGGGCTGAGTTGGTGCACCCATTCTCCGATACCCGCGTGATAGCCGGGCAGGGCACGGCAGCGCTCGAACTCTTGGAGCAGACGGGTGGCGTTGACCTGGTGGTGACGCCGATCGGCGGTGGTGGATTGATCGCAGGCACGAGCATCGCTACGCATGGCGTGGCGCCTCAAGTGCTCATTCATGGCGCCGAACCCATGGGGGCGGACGATGCCGCGCGATCACTCGCTGCTGGTGTACGCGTAGGGCCTTTTGTGCCGGATACGATTTGCGATGGCCTTCGCACGCTGATCGGCGAAACGAACTTCGAGGCGCTGCAGATGCATCGTGTCGAGGTGACGACGGTGAGCGATGCGGAAGTGATTGCTGCGATGAAGTTGTTGTGGAACGAGTTGAAGATCGTGGTGGAGACATCGAGCGCGACGGTGCTGGCGGCGGTGTTGAAGCGGCCGGAGCGGTTCAAAGGGAAGCGGGTGGGGTTGATCGTTACTGGGGGGAATGTGGATATTGACGCGTTGCCTTGGTGA
- a CDS encoding DNA-3-methyladenine glycosylase I, protein MATKAKQRCPWGNSEDMHDYHDSEWGTPLHDDRMLFEFLCLEGAQAGLSWRTILLKRDNYRRVFHDFDIVRVAAMKDRELEKALLDPGIVRNRLKVYAARDNAAAALQVIDKFGTLDAYLWSFVDGKPIRNRWTGQGDVPASTPLSDRMSKDLKKRGFRFVGTTICYAFMQATGMVNDHTVSCFRYKSL, encoded by the coding sequence ATGGCGACGAAAGCAAAACAGCGCTGCCCCTGGGGCAATAGCGAGGACATGCACGACTACCACGACAGCGAGTGGGGTACACCGCTGCACGATGACCGGATGCTGTTCGAATTCCTTTGCCTGGAAGGCGCACAGGCGGGCTTGTCGTGGCGCACCATCCTGCTCAAGCGCGACAACTATCGGCGCGTGTTCCACGACTTCGACATTGTCCGCGTCGCTGCCATGAAGGATCGCGAGCTGGAGAAGGCGTTGCTCGACCCCGGCATCGTGCGCAACCGTCTCAAGGTGTATGCCGCGCGCGACAACGCTGCTGCGGCGCTGCAGGTCATCGACAAATTCGGCACGCTGGACGCCTACCTGTGGTCCTTCGTAGACGGCAAGCCCATCCGCAACCGCTGGACCGGGCAGGGCGACGTGCCTGCGAGCACGCCGCTATCCGACCGCATGAGCAAGGACTTGAAGAAGCGCGGCTTTCGCTTCGTCGGCACCACCATCTGCTACGCCTTCATGCAGGCCACCGGCATGGTGAACGACCACACGGTGAGCTGCTTCCGCTACAAGAGCCTATAG
- a CDS encoding HipA domain-containing protein, whose product MDAFRPAGFLGRAWVREHADAHGWSLDIQSWTDDQILTAAQQVPWDWRGNLSLGPFHDVENSVVAIGDRKAEYAKRADLVLDGVMVGASADGEQPKFTAIVAESDRQRPVLVKFSPRMTDDPAARRWGDIMLTEAMAQQVMAIHGLDSAATEFWVHDDRMWLETTRFDRIGAHGRRGMVSLRALATSYHYQGPPNGWIQAVEHLERRGALRPEDVANVRHIATIGQLLLNTDMHMGNLSFIVGDGWPHPLQVAPVYDMTPMRWVPVGAQNVVPALAPQPLFKTSDIDAMLIAAEIWEETSRQELATEGWRQWSAERARQIREALATD is encoded by the coding sequence ATGGATGCGTTTCGGCCCGCGGGCTTCCTCGGTCGTGCATGGGTGCGCGAACACGCCGACGCGCATGGCTGGTCCTTGGACATCCAGTCCTGGACGGACGACCAGATCCTCACCGCTGCGCAGCAAGTGCCGTGGGACTGGCGGGGCAACCTGTCGCTAGGCCCGTTCCATGACGTGGAGAACAGCGTGGTCGCCATCGGTGATCGCAAAGCGGAGTACGCCAAGCGTGCCGACCTCGTGCTCGACGGCGTCATGGTGGGCGCCTCGGCAGACGGCGAGCAGCCCAAGTTCACTGCGATCGTTGCGGAAAGCGATCGACAGCGCCCCGTGCTGGTGAAGTTCTCCCCCCGCATGACAGACGACCCGGCGGCGCGACGCTGGGGAGACATCATGCTCACCGAAGCCATGGCGCAGCAGGTCATGGCCATCCACGGGCTGGACTCGGCAGCCACTGAGTTCTGGGTGCATGACGATCGCATGTGGCTGGAAACGACGCGCTTCGATCGTATCGGCGCACATGGCCGCCGGGGCATGGTGTCCCTGCGCGCGCTGGCCACCAGCTACCACTACCAGGGGCCACCCAACGGCTGGATCCAAGCGGTGGAACACCTGGAAAGGCGGGGTGCGCTCCGCCCGGAGGACGTCGCCAATGTGCGCCACATCGCCACCATCGGCCAGTTGCTGCTCAATACCGACATGCACATGGGCAACCTGAGTTTCATCGTCGGCGATGGCTGGCCCCACCCACTTCAGGTGGCGCCGGTTTACGACATGACGCCCATGCGATGGGTGCCCGTAGGCGCACAGAACGTCGTGCCGGCGTTGGCACCGCAACCTTTATTCAAGACCAGCGATATCGACGCCATGCTGATCGCTGCCGAGATCTGGGAAGAGACCTCCCGGCAGGAGCTGGCCACCGAGGGGTGGCGCCAATGGTCGGCGGAGCGGGCGAGACAAATACGAGAAGCGCTGGCAACGGACTGA
- a CDS encoding DUF2846 domain-containing protein, with translation MPSTDKAVVYIFRNESMGAAIKMPLLIDGQSVGDTAANTYLRKELAPGTHTIVSKTEVDSTLTMDMQAGKTYYVWQEVKMGVFAARSALHQVDETKGRQGVEQCSLIL, from the coding sequence ATGCCGTCGACGGACAAGGCCGTGGTCTATATTTTTCGCAACGAGTCGATGGGCGCTGCCATCAAGATGCCATTGCTGATCGACGGGCAGTCTGTAGGCGACACTGCAGCGAACACCTACCTGCGCAAAGAGCTTGCCCCGGGCACGCACACCATCGTGTCCAAGACTGAAGTGGACTCCACGCTGACGATGGACATGCAGGCAGGAAAGACCTACTACGTCTGGCAGGAAGTGAAGATGGGCGTGTTCGCCGCCCGTTCCGCGCTTCATCAAGTTGATGAAACCAAGGGACGTCAGGGCGTAGAGCAGTGCTCGTTGATTCTTTGA
- a CDS encoding DMT family transporter, which translates to MTPTPSSRGAVLALLATIIIWAYSWVVMKQVLQHAGPFDFAAIRYVLGALVLFGVLLVTKQSLRPPPLLPTALIGLCQTTAFQGLGQWALVSGGAGHVALLAYTMPFWAVLLAWVMLDERLTSRRWLGLGLAAIGLTCVIEPWHGLGGVRSTLLAIGAGFAWAMGTVLSKRVFQRHAPSPLSLTAWQMLFGALGLVVVTLCVPQRPIDWTWGFIGGLAYSVVFASSIAWGLWLIVLHRLPTAVASIASLGVPIVSVLLAWAILHEQPTSMEILGIAFILLGLVAVSGIRLRGVRAARS; encoded by the coding sequence ATGACTCCAACGCCCTCTTCACGTGGCGCCGTGCTGGCCCTGCTTGCCACCATCATCATCTGGGCCTACAGCTGGGTGGTGATGAAGCAGGTGTTGCAGCATGCGGGGCCGTTTGATTTCGCGGCCATTCGCTATGTGCTGGGCGCACTGGTGCTGTTTGGCGTGTTGCTGGTGACGAAGCAGTCACTTCGCCCACCGCCGTTACTACCCACAGCGCTGATCGGCCTGTGTCAGACCACGGCGTTCCAGGGTCTGGGCCAGTGGGCGCTGGTCAGCGGTGGTGCCGGGCACGTCGCCCTGTTGGCGTACACCATGCCGTTCTGGGCGGTGCTGCTGGCATGGGTGATGCTGGACGAACGCCTCACCTCCCGACGCTGGTTGGGCCTGGGCCTGGCTGCGATCGGGCTGACCTGCGTCATCGAGCCTTGGCATGGACTGGGTGGTGTTCGCAGCACCTTGCTCGCCATCGGCGCGGGCTTCGCCTGGGCCATGGGTACCGTGTTGAGCAAGCGCGTATTCCAGCGCCATGCGCCCTCCCCGCTTTCGCTCACGGCGTGGCAGATGTTGTTTGGTGCACTTGGTTTGGTCGTCGTGACCTTGTGCGTGCCGCAGCGGCCCATCGACTGGACGTGGGGCTTTATCGGCGGCCTGGCTTACAGCGTGGTGTTCGCCTCGAGCATCGCCTGGGGACTGTGGTTGATCGTGTTGCACCGCTTGCCCACCGCCGTGGCCAGCATCGCCAGCCTAGGCGTACCCATCGTCAGTGTGCTGCTGGCCTGGGCGATCCTGCACGAACAACCCACCAGCATGGAAATCCTCGGAATCGCATTCATCCTGCTCGGATTGGTCGCCGTAAGCGGCATCCGCCTACGCGGCGTACGCGCCGCGAGGAGTTAA
- a CDS encoding alkylphosphonate utilization protein yields MNVKDSNGAVLADGDSVLVIKDLKVKGSSQTLKRGSVFKSIRVDEDNPEEVECRDGRSTLVLKTCFIKKV; encoded by the coding sequence ATGAACGTCAAGGACAGCAACGGCGCGGTACTCGCGGATGGCGACTCGGTACTGGTCATCAAGGACCTGAAGGTGAAGGGTTCGTCGCAGACGCTCAAGCGCGGCTCGGTGTTCAAATCCATTCGCGTGGATGAGGACAATCCGGAGGAGGTCGAGTGTCGTGATGGGCGTTCGACGTTGGTGTTGAAGACGTGTTTTATCAAGAAGGTTTGA
- a CDS encoding ComF family protein, with translation MDALSLARPLAASLQRFVLPCRCLLCGVAGNDGLDLCRDCARELPRNRTCCARCALPLPEPTALCGRCQRRPPPWDTAWVPFRYAWPLDRLESRFKFSANLACGRVLSSLWLREPPPTELPVWIVPVPLHVGRLRERGYNQARELARPLAKHLGLTSRFNVLFRQRPTAAQTELGAVARRRNVRGAFITREHTAWPAHVVLLDDVMTTGATLMECARMLKRAGVQRVDVWALARAPSFKV, from the coding sequence ATGGACGCGCTTTCCCTTGCGCGGCCCCTGGCCGCCTCACTGCAACGCTTCGTTTTGCCTTGCCGATGCCTGCTCTGCGGTGTCGCCGGCAACGACGGTCTGGATCTCTGCCGCGACTGTGCCCGCGAACTCCCGCGCAACCGCACCTGTTGCGCCCGTTGTGCCCTGCCTTTGCCCGAACCCACCGCACTTTGCGGGCGGTGCCAGCGCCGCCCACCACCGTGGGACACGGCGTGGGTGCCATTCCGTTACGCGTGGCCACTGGACCGGCTGGAATCGCGCTTCAAGTTCAGTGCGAATCTGGCGTGCGGCCGCGTGCTCTCGTCGCTATGGCTGCGTGAGCCGCCGCCTACCGAACTTCCCGTGTGGATCGTGCCTGTGCCGCTGCATGTCGGGCGCCTGCGCGAGCGTGGTTACAACCAGGCACGGGAGCTGGCTCGACCTCTGGCGAAACACCTTGGCCTCACCTCACGTTTCAACGTGCTGTTTCGCCAGCGCCCCACGGCGGCACAGACCGAGCTCGGCGCCGTGGCGCGTCGCCGTAACGTGCGTGGCGCCTTCATCACACGGGAACACACCGCATGGCCGGCACACGTCGTCCTGCTTGATGACGTCATGACCACCGGCGCAACACTCATGGAGTGCGCGCGCATGCTGAAGCGAGCGGGTGTGCAACGGGTGGATGTCTGGGCGCTGGCGCGGGCGCCGTCGTTCAAGGTCTAG